A window of Luteolibacter flavescens genomic DNA:
GTGACGGTAGATGCCGGCGTCGACGATGAGGCCGAATGCGATGATGGCGTCGTATTTCCCGGTGCGGGCGAGCTTCTGGGCGAAGAGGGGGATCTCCAGGCAGCCGGGCACGGTAAAGCTCTCCGTGGTGGCCGCCTCCACGGCCAGCGCCTCCTGACAGGCCGTGCTGGCGCCGAGCAGGAGGTCGGCATGCCAGGTGGCGGAAATCAGGGCGACGTGCATGAGGATAATCTCGTGGGGCCGGGCGGACTTGGCGAGTCTGGAAATCAGGCTTGAAGGAAGCGGGGGACTTTCGTCGTTTCTTGGCACCTCCCTTTCGCCCGATGAGCACCGGCATGGCCTCGCCCTTCCCCGTCACCCAGTGGACGGCGGTGGTGGATGTCTGCCGCGGCGGCAGCCCGGCGGACCGCCAGGTGGCGCTGGAGCGGCTGTGCGCGGACTACTGGTATCCGCTCTACGTCTTCGCCCGGCGGCAGGGTCACCCGCGCCAGGATGCGGAGGATCTGACGCAGGGATTCTTCCACTACCTGCTGGAGCGGGATCTTTTCTCCGCCGCGAGCCAGGAGCTGGGGAAGCTGCGGACCTTCCTGCTGACCATCTTCCAGCGCTACATCGGCGACGTGCGCGGGCGAGAGCTGGCGCAAAAGCGGGGCGGGGGGCGGGAGCTGATCTCGCTGGACGTGGGCCACGCCGAGAGCCGCTACGAGGCGGAGCCGCAGGACGTGGCGACGCCGGAGGCACACTTCGACCGGAGCTGGGCGATGTCCGTGCTGCACGCGGCCCTCCACGACCTGGGGGAGAGCGAGCGCGCCGCCGGCCGCGGTGTGCAATTCTCGGCGGTGGAGGCTTTCCTGAATCCGGCGGCCGTGGCGGATGGCAGCTACGAGGCGGCCGCGGCGGAGCTGGGCATGAATGGCGAGGCGGTGCGGAAGGTGGTGAGCCGCCTGCGTGGGAAATTCCGCGACTGCCTGCGCCAGCAGATCGCCGCGACGCTGCACGAGGCGACCGCGGAAAAAGTGGACGAGGAGCTGGTGGCGCTGAAGGCGGCGCTGCGTGGCTGAGAAAGGAATCGCTTTCTCCCCCGGCGGGCTTTGTGCTTCAACCCTGCGAAAATGGCCGAGGAACCCTCCACTCCCCGTCAGCAGCCCCGCGCGCCGCTTTCCGGCGAATCCGCGGATGCGTTGCTGGACCTCGGCTTTCATGCCGATGGCCCGCGCCGGCTGCGGGACGAGAAGCCGGGGGACATGGTGGGGCGCTACCGGCTGATCGCGCTGCTGGGCGAGGGCGGCTTCGGTGAAGTGTGGAGCGCGGAGCAGACGGAGCCGATCCGCCGGGAGATCGCGCTGAAGCTGATCAAGCGCGGCATGGACAGCCGCGAGATCATCGCGCGCTTCGGGGCGGAGAGCCAGGCGCTGGCGATGATGGATCACCCGAATATCGCCGCGGTGCTGGATGCCGCGGCTTGCCCGGATGGCCTGCCGTATTTCGCCATGGAGCTGGTGAGGGGCGAGCCGCTGACCGCCTACTGCGATGCGCGGAGCCTGACGGTGCGGGAGCGGCTGGAGCTTTTCATCCCCGTCTGCCAAGCGGTGCAGCACGCGCACCAGAAGGCGATCCTGCACCGGGACCTGAAGCCGTCGAATATCCTCGTGGCCGAGGTGGACGGCAGGCCGGTGCCAAAGGTGATCGACTTCGGCATCGCAAAGGCACTCGGCGCGCCGAATGAGGCGGCCCCCGAGGGGAGCCTGCTGCGCACGCGCGTGGGCGCGGTGATCGGCACGCTGCAGTACATGAGCCCGGAGCAGGCGGGCAGCGTGCCGGACGTGGATACCCGCAGCGATATCTACTCGCTGGGTGCCATCCTCTACGAGCTGCTGTGCGGGCGGACGCCGGACGAGATCGACGACGCCACCGCGTATGACGAGGTGCTGCGGCGCATCCGCACCAGCGAGGTCGTCCGCCCCAGCCACCGCATGCTGGACGAGACCGTGGCGGCCAGCCGTGGTGGCGATCTGGTGCGCGTGCGGAAGTCCATCCGCGGTGATCTCGACTGGATAGTCCTGAAGGCGCTGGAGAAGGACCGCCGTCGCCGCTACGAGACAGCGAATGCCCTGGCGCTCGACCTTCGCCGCTACCTCGACCAGCAGCCGGTAACGGCGGTGGCTCCCACGTGGACCTACCAGTTCTCGAAATTCGCGCGGCGGAATCGCGGTGTGCTCGCCGCGGCCAGTGTGGTGGTCCTTACCCTCATCGCGGCCACGGCGCTGAGCCTGTGGCAGGCGGCAGAGGCGAGGAAATCGCGCCAGCAGGCAGAGGCGAGCCGGGTGGAGGCGGAGGTGAGCCGGACGCTGGCGGAGGAGAATTTCACCCGCGCCCGCGAGGCGGTGGAGCAGTACCTCAATAGCGTGACCAGCCATCCGCTCCTGAAGGGCGAGGAATTCCGTACCCTGCGCCGGGAGCTGCTCGAGACGGCGGTGCCGTATTACGACGAGATGACGCGGATCACCACGCGCGATCCCGTGCTGCGCAATGACCGGAGCTGGGCGCTCGCCCGCATCGGCAGCCTCTACCGCGACGTCGGCGAGCGGGAAAAGGCGCACGACGCGATGCGGCAGGCCGCAGAAATCACCGCCGAATTGGCCGAGGACTTTCCGGAGAACAGCGAGTATCGCAACAATCTCGTGCTCCGCTACAACAACCTCTCGGTGATCCTCCGCGAGATGGACCGGCGGGCCGAGGCGGTGGACCTGCAGCGCCAGTCCATGGAAGTCGCCGAGGCGCTTGCGAGGGATTTCCCGGAGAGCGAGGCCTTCCGGGACTCGGCGATCTCCGTGACGCTCGGTTACGGCGAGGCGCTTTCCAGGGCGGAGAGGATCGACGAGGCAGAGGCGGTGATGCTGCGTGCGATCGCCATCCGCGAGGCTAAGGTGGCGAAGTCTCCCGGCTCGGACCAGTATCGCATCGAGCTCGCGCAGGCCCGCACCAGCCTCGGCTACCACCTCGGGAATGCCGAGCGGCATGCTGCATCCGAGCACCAGTTCCGCGAGGCGCTGGTCATCCAGGAGGCGCTGGCGAATGCCAATGGCCGCCCCTTCGAACGCCGCAACGAACTTGCCGCGACGTATCACAACTTCGGCTTCCTCCTCGTCTTGGGAGGAAAGAAGGAGGAGGGTCTCGAATACACGAAGCGCTCGGTGGAACTCTACCGCCAGCTTTCGAACGAAGCGCGGCCGAATGCCGACTCGCGGCATTGGCTGGGTCTCGCGCT
This region includes:
- a CDS encoding 6,7-dimethyl-8-ribityllumazine synthase → MHVALISATWHADLLLGASTACQEALAVEAATTESFTVPGCLEIPLFAQKLARTGKYDAIIAFGLIVDAGIYRHEFVADAVLSGMMRIQLDTGVPILSCVLTPHHFDESEERIAFFREHLVVKGKEVGRAALAIVNLGTAVNR
- a CDS encoding RNA polymerase sigma factor is translated as MAPPFRPMSTGMASPFPVTQWTAVVDVCRGGSPADRQVALERLCADYWYPLYVFARRQGHPRQDAEDLTQGFFHYLLERDLFSAASQELGKLRTFLLTIFQRYIGDVRGRELAQKRGGGRELISLDVGHAESRYEAEPQDVATPEAHFDRSWAMSVLHAALHDLGESERAAGRGVQFSAVEAFLNPAAVADGSYEAAAAELGMNGEAVRKVVSRLRGKFRDCLRQQIAATLHEATAEKVDEELVALKAALRG
- a CDS encoding serine/threonine-protein kinase, which codes for MAEEPSTPRQQPRAPLSGESADALLDLGFHADGPRRLRDEKPGDMVGRYRLIALLGEGGFGEVWSAEQTEPIRREIALKLIKRGMDSREIIARFGAESQALAMMDHPNIAAVLDAAACPDGLPYFAMELVRGEPLTAYCDARSLTVRERLELFIPVCQAVQHAHQKAILHRDLKPSNILVAEVDGRPVPKVIDFGIAKALGAPNEAAPEGSLLRTRVGAVIGTLQYMSPEQAGSVPDVDTRSDIYSLGAILYELLCGRTPDEIDDATAYDEVLRRIRTSEVVRPSHRMLDETVAASRGGDLVRVRKSIRGDLDWIVLKALEKDRRRRYETANALALDLRRYLDQQPVTAVAPTWTYQFSKFARRNRGVLAAASVVVLTLIAATALSLWQAAEARKSRQQAEASRVEAEVSRTLAEENFTRAREAVEQYLNSVTSHPLLKGEEFRTLRRELLETAVPYYDEMTRITTRDPVLRNDRSWALARIGSLYRDVGEREKAHDAMRQAAEITAELAEDFPENSEYRNNLVLRYNNLSVILREMDRRAEAVDLQRQSMEVAEALARDFPESEAFRDSAISVTLGYGEALSRAERIDEAEAVMLRAIAIREAKVAKSPGSDQYRIELAQARTSLGYHLGNAERHAASEHQFREALVIQEALANANGRPFERRNELAATYHNFGFLLVLGGKKEEGLEYTKRSVELYRQLSNEARPNADSRHWLGLALHTLGDIYDRLDREQEADEAYQQAVSVRRSLGREFPENAGHHHLEARTLEIQGDRRHGQQDIAGARDLYQQAVTCLERAYGAMPSRPDYRASLVAAEDKLCQACIELGDPDATLMAAASIADVFPSSWVDLERAASFSAQAGCLMGAEGKERATADLQALGFIERSFESGHPEIGSLLLDSVFEDLRDEPRFIELQASAAEPVDNSPASFTYNYTFDDPGKRVWQREGEHWTETQPSGKTNRFRIVRRLRVNNISGTQIDALSGGLSVFIPDRGTPLPGVLMMRTKPGPWGRLGEIGDIR